The Streptomyces fungicidicus nucleotide sequence GAAGGCCTTGCGCACGGTGTCGACGTCCAGCGGCTGCGGGCGCTCCGCGCCGACGCCGAAGAACGCCTCCACGGCGGCGAGCGCCACGGCCGCGTTGTGCGCCTGGTGCTCGCCGTGCAGCGGCAGGTACAGCTCGGGGTACTCGCCGCCGAGTCCGCGCAGCGTCACCAGCTGGCCGCCGACGGCGACCTGCCGGGCCACGACGCCGAACTCCAGTCCCTCGCGGGCCACCGTCGCGTCGGTCTCGACGGCCTTCTTCAGCAGCACCTGCGCCGCGTCCACCGGCTGCTGCGCCATGATCACCGTCGCGCCCCGCTTGACGATGCCGGACTTCTCGGTGGCGATCTCGGCGGGCGTGCCGCCGAGCCGGTCGGTGTGGTCCAGGTCGATGGGCGTCACCACGGCGACGCCGGCGTCGATCACGTTCGTCGCGTCCCAGCTGCCGCCCATGCCGACCTCGACGACCGCCACGTCCACGGGGGCGTCGGCGAAGGCGGCGTACGCCATGCCGGTCAGCACCTCGAAGAAGGACAGCCGGTACTCCTGCTGGGAGTCGACCATCTCGACGTACGGCTTGACGTCCTGGTACGTCTCGATGAACCGCTCGGCGGAGACCGGGGCCCCATCCAGGCTGATCCGCTCGGTGACCGACTGGACGTGCGGGGAGGTGTACCGGCCGGTGCGCAGCTCGAAGGCGCCGAGCAGCGCCTCGATCATGCGGGCGGTGGACGTCTTGCCGTTGGTGCCGGTGATGTGGATCGAGGGGTACGAGCGCTGCGGCTCGCCCAGGACGTCCATCAGCGCGGCGATCCGGGCGACCGAGGGCTCCAGCTTGGTCTCGCCCCAGCGGGTGGCGAGCTCCGCCTCGACCTCGCGCAGCGCCCTGTCGACCTCGGGGTCCTCGGGGCGCCCGGGGACGTCCGCGTGCGGCCGGCCGCCCTGGGTGCGCAGGGTGCGGCTGCCGGCCTCGATGACCGCGAGGTCGGGGTCGCGGCGGGTCTCCTCCCCGACGAGCTCCGCGAACTCGTCGAAGGTGTCGTCCGGGTCGGGACCTGCTGATTCTGGGCGCTCGCTCACGGTGCCCAGTCTACGGGCGGCCCGGACGGCGTCCGGCAGGCCCGGGGTCCCCGGTCAGCCGAGCCACTTGCGCATCCCCAGCCGGCCCCACAGGACGCTCACGGCGAAGGACAGCACGGCGGCGGCCACCGCCGTCACGGCGAGCGCCACGGGCGCCGCGATCCCGTGCGGCACCGCCTCCGCGACGGGCCCCACCAGCACCGTCACGAACAGCAGGTGCACCAGGTACGTCCCGAACGAGGCGTCCGACAGCCGCCCCAGCAGCGCCCGCGCCCTCTCCGGCACCCGCACCCCGCTCACCGCGCCGAGCAGGGCGAAGGTCGGCGCGGCCACCGCCACGCTGCCGTACGCGGCGGGGTGCCGCACGGTGAGCTGGTACACCGTGAGGGCGACGAGGGCGGCCGCCGTGCCCGCGAGCCACAGCCCGCGCGGGCCGCGACGCCGGGCGGCGAGCAGGGCCGCGCCCGCCACCGCGTAGGCCAGCGAGTACAGCGACACGCTCCAGTCCCAGGAGGGCAGGGGCAGCCCGGTGAGGGTCCGCGCGTCCCCGGCGAACGCCGGCGCCACGGCGAACGCGGCGAGCAGCAGCAGCGACCTGCGGGGCGCCGCGCGCCGCCCGAGGACGAGCACGGCGACGCCGAGGAGCAGCAGGAGCGGCACGTAGGTGTAGAGGTACCAGAGGTGGAAGGCGGGCTCGACGGAGCCGAACAGCGCGTGGGCCGCGTCCCTGAGGCCTTCGTGCGGCGGCTGCCGCCCGGACAGGTACTGCCAGAGGAGGTAGACGGCCGTCCACACCGTCATCGGGCGCAGGATCCGTCCGAGGCGGGTGAGGAGCTGGGCGTCGCCGCGCACGGGCGAGCCGACCAGGGCCGCCCAGCCGGCCATCGCGAAGAACGCCGGCACGGCGAACCGGCCCGCCGAGTCGCCGAGGACGCCGGTGGTGCGGTGGCCGGCGTCGAGGAACTCGGCGGAGGCGTGCACCAGTACGACCGCCGCGGTGCAGACGACCCGCAGCAGGTCGATGTCGTCGCGCCGTTCACGGCCGGGTCCGCCCCGCGCGGCCGGTGCGGCGGCCGGCTGCGCGGCCGGTCCGGCGGTCGGTGCGGCGGTGGGGGGCGCGGTGCGGGGCATCGTGGGGGTGCTCCTGACTGCGTGGTCCTGGCGGTGGGCAAAACCGCAGGCTCCCCCGGCCGGGTTACACGCCGCCCACCACGACGTGAACGGCCCCCGACCTGAGCGGTCGGGGGCCGTGCGTGTCCGGGCGACTTCCGTCAGGCGCCGGGCAGGCGGTCCAGCTGGGACGTGATGCGGGCGATGTCCTCGTCCGCCTTCGCCAGCCGCGTGCGGATCTTCTCCACCACGTGGTCCGGGGCCTTCGCCAGGAACGCCTCGTTGCCGAGCTTGGCCGTCGCCTGGGCCTTCTCCTTCTCGGCGGCGGCCAGGTCCTTGGCGAG carries:
- the folC gene encoding bifunctional tetrahydrofolate synthase/dihydrofolate synthase — its product is MSERPESAGPDPDDTFDEFAELVGEETRRDPDLAVIEAGSRTLRTQGGRPHADVPGRPEDPEVDRALREVEAELATRWGETKLEPSVARIAALMDVLGEPQRSYPSIHITGTNGKTSTARMIEALLGAFELRTGRYTSPHVQSVTERISLDGAPVSAERFIETYQDVKPYVEMVDSQQEYRLSFFEVLTGMAYAAFADAPVDVAVVEVGMGGSWDATNVIDAGVAVVTPIDLDHTDRLGGTPAEIATEKSGIVKRGATVIMAQQPVDAAQVLLKKAVETDATVAREGLEFGVVARQVAVGGQLVTLRGLGGEYPELYLPLHGEHQAHNAAVALAAVEAFFGVGAERPQPLDVDTVRKAFAAVASPGRLEVVRRSPTVVLDAAHNPAGARAAAASIGEAFQFSRLIGVVGASGDKNVRGLLEAFEPVFAEVVVTQNSSHRAMDADELAGIAVEVFGEDRVQVEPRLPDALEAAITLAEEEGEFAGGGVLVTGSVITVGEARLLLGRG
- a CDS encoding acyltransferase family protein, whose amino-acid sequence is MPRTAPPTAAPTAGPAAQPAAAPAARGGPGRERRDDIDLLRVVCTAAVVLVHASAEFLDAGHRTTGVLGDSAGRFAVPAFFAMAGWAALVGSPVRGDAQLLTRLGRILRPMTVWTAVYLLWQYLSGRQPPHEGLRDAAHALFGSVEPAFHLWYLYTYVPLLLLLGVAVLVLGRRAAPRRSLLLLAAFAVAPAFAGDARTLTGLPLPSWDWSVSLYSLAYAVAGAALLAARRRGPRGLWLAGTAAALVALTVYQLTVRHPAAYGSVAVAAPTFALLGAVSGVRVPERARALLGRLSDASFGTYLVHLLFVTVLVGPVAEAVPHGIAAPVALAVTAVAAAVLSFAVSVLWGRLGMRKWLG